The Sinorhizobium fredii genome contains the following window.
CCGCCGCCTATGAGCCCGAGAACAGGAAGCTCGAAGGCTGGCTGGCGACGAGCACGACGCTGGGCGTCGCGGCGATGCTGGCGCCCGGCCTGTTCGTCTGGAACCAGTACATCACCGTCCCGCAGGGTGCTTCGGAAGTGGAGGTGATCGGAGCGCAATGGCTCTGGAGCTTCCGGCTTCCCGGCGCGGACGGGCGGCTCGGCACCAGCGAAACCCGCGACATCACCCCGGAAAACACGCTCGGCCTCAACCGGAACGACGCCGCCAGCCTCGACGACCTGATCATCGAGGGCGGCGAGCTTCACCTTCCCGTCGGCAAGCCGGTGAAGGTGCTGCTCCGCTCCGTCGATGTGCTGCACGATTTCTACGTACCGGAATTCCGCGCCAAAATGGACATGGTGCCGGGCATGGTGACCTATTTCTGGTTCACCCCGACGCGCACCGGCACCTTCGAAATCCTCTGCGCCGAGCTCTGCGGCGTCGGCCATCCGCAGATGCGCGGCACCGTCGTGGTCGATACCGAGGAAGACTATAGGACCTGGCTCGCCGAGCAGCAGAGTTTTTCGCAACTATCCGCATCGTCCGAAACTAGCCCGGCGGCAACGGTTGCCGCCGCAGCGGCGCAGTAGGAGGCGCCGTGGCGTAGCGACCTGGGAGGATTATGATGGTCGATGTCCGGTCCGGTATTGGCGAGGCGCTTCCGCCTCCCGAAGTCGAGGATGTTGAGCTCTACCATCCGCACAGCTGGTGGACGCGCTACGTCTTCAGCCAGGATGCGAAGATCATCGCCATCCAATATGCGACGACCGCGATCGCCATCGGCATGGTGGCGCTGGTGCTGTCCTGGCTTATGCGCCTGCAGCTCGGCTTTCCCGGCACGTTCGACTTTATCGATGCCGATGCCTATTACCAGTTCATCACCATGCACGGCATGATCATGGTGATCTACCTCTTGACCGCGCTCTTCCTCGGCGGCTTCGGAAATTATCTCATTCCGCTGATGGTCGGCGCCCGCGACATGGTGTTCCCCTACGCCAACATGCTGAGCTATTGGATCTATTTGCTCGCCGTGCTGGTGCTGGTCGCGAGTTTCTTCGCACCCGGCGGACCGACGGGCGCCGGCTGGACGCTCTATCCGCCGCAGGCCGTGCTTTCCGGCACGCCGGGCGGCAAGGATTGGGGCATCATCCTGATGCTCGCGTCGCTGATCATCTTCATCATCGGCTTCACCATGGGCGGCCTCAACTATGTCGTAACGGTACTCCAGGGCCGCGCCCGCGGCATGACGCTGATGCGCCTGCCGCTGACCGTCTGGGGCATCTTCACGGCGACGGCAATGGCGCTGCTTGCCTTTCCCGCGCTATTCGTCGCCTGCGTGATGATGCTGTTCGACCGGCTGCTCGGCACCAGCTTCTTCATGCCGGCGATCGTCGAAATGGGCGAGCAGCTGCAGCATGGCGGCGGCAGCCCGATCCTGTTCCAGCATCTCTTCTGGTTCTTCGGGCACCCGGAGGTCTACATCGTCGCGCTCCCCGCCTTCGGCATCGTTTCCGATCTGATCAGCACCCACGCGCGCAAGAACATCTTCGGCTACCGGATGATGGTCTGGGCGATCGTCATCATCGGCGGCCTCTCCTTCATCGTCTGGGCGCACCACATGTATGTGAGCGGGATGAATCCCTATTTCGGCTTCTTCTTCGCCACCACGACGCTGATCATCGCCGTGCCGACAGCGATCAAGGTGTACAATTGGGTACTGACCCTCTGGCGCGGCAATATCCACCTGACCTTGCCGATGCTGTTTTCGCTGGCCTTCATCGTCACCTTCGTCAATGGCGGGCTGACGGGCCTCTTCCTCGGCAATGTCGTCGTCGACGTGCCGCTCTCCGACACGATGTTCGTCGTCGCGCATTTCCACATGGTGATGGGCGTGGCGCCGATCATGGTCATCTTCGGTGCGATCTATCATTGGTATCCGAAGATCACCGGCCGCATGCTCAATGAAGCGCTTGGCCAGATCCACTTCTGGGTCACCTTCATCGGCGCGTATTTGATCTTTTTCCCGATGCACTATGTCGGCCTCGTCGGCGTGCCGCGCCGCTACTACGACCTGGGCGAAATGGCTTTCGTGCAGGACTCGGTCCACAGCCTCAACGCCTTCATCAGCGTCATGGCGCTGATCGTCGGCGCCGCCCAGATCGTCTTCCTGTTCAATCTCGTCTGGAGCCTGCGCCACGGCCGCGAAGCCGGCGGCAATCCGTGGCGGGCGACAACGCTCGAGTGGCAGACGCCGGAGACGCCGCCGCCGCACGGCAATTGGGGTCATCAGCTGCCGGTCGTCTATCGCTGGGCTTACGATTACAGCGTTCCGGGGGCACCGGAGGATTTCATCCCGCAGAACCAGCCGACGCCGAGCCGCGTCGGTCATGAGGCGGCTTCATGAGCGTCGCTGTCATCTTCCTCACGCTGGTCGCCGCCGTCATCGTCTGGTGGCTTGCCCGGCAACGGCTCGCTTCGCGCCCCTGGCTCGAAGTCGGCCACGTCTACGACCGCCGGAGCGGCGCGCCGCTGCCAGCGGCAAAGATCGGGCTCGGCGTCTTCCTCGGTGTCGTCGGCGCGCTGTTCTCGCTCGCCATCAGCGCCTATTTCATGCGGATGGCCTCGTCCGACTGGGGCTCCCTTCCCCTGCCCGCTCTGCTCTGGGTCAATACCGGCATTCTGGCCGCCGGCAGCCTCACGCTGCACCGGGCAAAGGTCGAGGCCCAGAAGCGCCACGACGAGGCGACCAGAACCGCCCTGCTTGCAGCGCTGGCCGCCGGCCTCGCTTTCCTCGTCGGACAGCTATTCGCCTGGCGCGAACTGACGGCTGCCGGCTATTTCCTGGCCGGAAATCCCGCCAACAGCTTCTTCTACCTGCTGACCGGCATGCACGGCCTGCACATCGTCGGCGGACTTGCCGCGCTCGGCCGGCTCACTGTCCGCGCCTGGGGCGGACCGCTCGACCGCAGAATACGCCTGACAGTCGAGCTCTGCGCCATCTACTGGCATTTCATGCTGTTCGTCTGGCTGGTGCTCTTCGGCCTCTTTTCCGGCTGGGCCAGCGACGTCGTCGATTTCTGCCGCCAACTCCTGACATAGGAACCGCTGACAATGTCTGCCCCGATCAAGACCCCCGCCGCAGAAACGCTTCCCCGCCCGGCCGGCCTGGCCGGGCTGGCGTCGGACTGGGCCTCGGACCAGCGGACGTTCAAGAACGTCTCCTGGGGGAAGGCCATGATGTGGATCTTCCTCCTCAGCGACACCTTCGTCTTCGGCTGCTTCCTGCTCGCCTATATGGCGGCGCGCATGTCCACCACCGTGCCCTGGCCGAACCCGAGCGAAGTCTTCGCGCTGGAGATCGGCGGAACGCATATGCCGCTGATCCTGATCGCGATCATGACCTTCGTGCTGATCTCCTCGAGCGGCACCATGGCGATGGCGGTCAATTGCGGTTATCGCCGCGACCGCAGGAAGACCGCAATTCTCATGCTGGTGACCGCCCTGTTCGGCGCCACTTTCGTCGGCATGCAGGCATTCGAGTGGTCGAAACTGATCGCCGAAGGCGTGCGGCCCTGGGGCAACCCCTGGGGAGCGGCGCAGTTCGGCTCCTCCTTCTTCATGATCACCGGCTTCCACGGCACCCATGTCACCTTCGGCGTGATCT
Protein-coding sequences here:
- a CDS encoding cytochrome c oxidase subunit II, with translation MAVVVILVVLAAGSVLFHLLSPWWWTPIASNWNYIDNTIIITFWITGIAFTAVVLFMAYCVLRFRHRPGNTAAYEPENRKLEGWLATSTTLGVAAMLAPGLFVWNQYITVPQGASEVEVIGAQWLWSFRLPGADGRLGTSETRDITPENTLGLNRNDAASLDDLIIEGGELHLPVGKPVKVLLRSVDVLHDFYVPEFRAKMDMVPGMVTYFWFTPTRTGTFEILCAELCGVGHPQMRGTVVVDTEEDYRTWLAEQQSFSQLSASSETSPAATVAAAAAQ
- the ctaD gene encoding cytochrome c oxidase subunit I, which codes for MMVDVRSGIGEALPPPEVEDVELYHPHSWWTRYVFSQDAKIIAIQYATTAIAIGMVALVLSWLMRLQLGFPGTFDFIDADAYYQFITMHGMIMVIYLLTALFLGGFGNYLIPLMVGARDMVFPYANMLSYWIYLLAVLVLVASFFAPGGPTGAGWTLYPPQAVLSGTPGGKDWGIILMLASLIIFIIGFTMGGLNYVVTVLQGRARGMTLMRLPLTVWGIFTATAMALLAFPALFVACVMMLFDRLLGTSFFMPAIVEMGEQLQHGGGSPILFQHLFWFFGHPEVYIVALPAFGIVSDLISTHARKNIFGYRMMVWAIVIIGGLSFIVWAHHMYVSGMNPYFGFFFATTTLIIAVPTAIKVYNWVLTLWRGNIHLTLPMLFSLAFIVTFVNGGLTGLFLGNVVVDVPLSDTMFVVAHFHMVMGVAPIMVIFGAIYHWYPKITGRMLNEALGQIHFWVTFIGAYLIFFPMHYVGLVGVPRRYYDLGEMAFVQDSVHSLNAFISVMALIVGAAQIVFLFNLVWSLRHGREAGGNPWRATTLEWQTPETPPPHGNWGHQLPVVYRWAYDYSVPGAPEDFIPQNQPTPSRVGHEAAS
- a CDS encoding cytochrome c oxidase subunit 3 — encoded protein: MSVAVIFLTLVAAVIVWWLARQRLASRPWLEVGHVYDRRSGAPLPAAKIGLGVFLGVVGALFSLAISAYFMRMASSDWGSLPLPALLWVNTGILAAGSLTLHRAKVEAQKRHDEATRTALLAALAAGLAFLVGQLFAWRELTAAGYFLAGNPANSFFYLLTGMHGLHIVGGLAALGRLTVRAWGGPLDRRIRLTVELCAIYWHFMLFVWLVLFGLFSGWASDVVDFCRQLLT
- a CDS encoding heme-copper oxidase subunit III family protein, whose amino-acid sequence is MSAPIKTPAAETLPRPAGLAGLASDWASDQRTFKNVSWGKAMMWIFLLSDTFVFGCFLLAYMAARMSTTVPWPNPSEVFALEIGGTHMPLILIAIMTFVLISSSGTMAMAVNCGYRRDRRKTAILMLVTALFGATFVGMQAFEWSKLIAEGVRPWGNPWGAAQFGSSFFMITGFHGTHVTFGVIFLLIVARKVWRGDFDTERPGFFTSRKGRYEIVEITGLYWHFVDLVWVFIFAFFYLW